Genomic DNA from Lagenorhynchus albirostris chromosome 20, mLagAlb1.1, whole genome shotgun sequence:
ACCTGGGTTAGCCTGGGAGGcgggggggagaggaagagaagggcaaAAGCTGACTCCACAAGTGAAAAGGCTTGACTTAACGACAGGCATGTGTGCCAATCCGCCGACGAGTGAGAGCAGCGTGGAGACCGCCAGCCAAAGCTGAACCGCAAAACTTCTGGTTCTTGTCCCAAGAGGTAGGAGGACCTCCCCCAAACAGGCCAAGAAAGTCTGCTCTTCAAGTGCCAACGGTAAGGACAGGCTCTTGAACCTGAGGATAGACAACCCGCCTATGCATCTCTCCCCCCAACTCCCAGCAAAGAAAATCCCACCTCTGAGTTCTTTACCAAGATCGCACTTGCCGTTCCAAGTGAGAACCCCTCGGGCTGGGAGCAGTCACTAAGCCTTCAGGTTGACTCAAAGTCACGCGGCTGGTTCAAGAGGCTTAGACTCAGATATCCCGGCCCCCAGGCTCTCTCCTGGAACCCGCGAGGCCTGCCTGtggctcccccttccttcccagcaGGCCCCTCCGTGAAGACACAAGCGGCCTCCCAGCTGCCCGCCGCCCTCTCACCCCGGAAGCCTCAGGACAACACTCCGCACGCCCAGCAGCAAGCCCGACCACCCTCGCACAGCCGTCACCGCGGAGGCAGCCATCTTGGCTGGCCACGAGGACCCTAGAGAGGCTGCCCTCGGCGTGCCTGAGCGAGTGACGGAAGACGGGGAAGAGGCTCTAAAGGGTCCTAACGCTGTGCATCACCCTATTAATCTGAGCCTTAAGAGCCTCTCACTCCGAGGTCTAAAGCGAAGAGTCAAAAGGAAACATTCGCTCTCCCATTATCCGTCGCAGCCTGGCGCCATCCTCGGTGGCGGCGCTCGGTAATCTCAGGCCCCTGTGCAGGCCCCGCCCCggcttttctctttcagattctcgCGAGGTTTGAGGCCGCTGGGCCGGCCCTGGCGGCTGCAATATGGCGGAGGCGGAAGGGGAGAGTCTGGAGTCCTGGCTCAGTGAGTAGTCGTGGCGGGTTCTGTTTGCTCTCGAGCCGCGGAGCCGCACCGCCCCACCCGCACCTCTCCGCCGCGTCCCCGGGCCCCGCGGTGGCGCCGCCAGGCAGCCCGCGCCTGGCCTCGCCCGCGCCGCGAGCGTCCCGCGATCACGCCCCTTCCCCAGCAGGACGTCCCGGCCCCTGCTCCCCGTGCTACTGCGCCTTCTCCCGCTCCCGCGAGCAGCGGCGTGAGCTCGGGTCCTGTCCCGTCCCCGCGGGCTCCGGGAAAGCGACAGCCAAGTGCTTCGGGCTGGCATGCATCGGCGCTTGGGGGAGACTGTAGTGGGGCCGCGCGCGGCTGATTCCGGGCCCCCTGCGCCTCCCTGACGAAGGGAAAAGCTCCGGATTTGGGCTGAAACTCCGGGAGCGGTGGGTGTCGCTGAGCATACACACATAGCTTCAGAATTGTGACCATGTATTCGGGAAGTGACCGCTTCGGGCCGGCTGAATGTTTGAAGTGAGAGTAATCCAAAGTGAGACAGAACAGAGCTCTACCTTCTTCCTGCGGTGACCAAAGCGTGGTGAAAGCTATGTTGAGGGGGTGGGGGCGgctgcttccctcccccaccaccgcACGTCTTCGCGAGTCATTCGCTGGTAACCTACTCAGAGCAAAGCTGAGGGGCACAGCATTGATGGTGTAGTTATAGCGGCTTATTGCTATGACTGCTAATTCATACTGCTCTTAAGGAGATACGGGTTAACCTTAGCAGGTAGTATTTGGTTGAAGCGTTAATACGTTGATTTAACTATGGACTAGAGGAGACCCCTAGAGGCCTCTTTAAGTGAAGACAAATTGGACAGGGTGATAAGACGGGCAAGATGCCTAGATACTGCCTTGTGCAGTATCTGTTATTTACTAGAGCCTGCAGGCTCTTGGAGGTGATGCGTGTTTCCTCCAATTGCCTGACTTTTCTTAATAAGAAACCTGTTCAGGTGGTTGAACTTAAGTTACGTTTGCAAAACCTGCAGTTGCAGGCAGGTCACAAAGCCTTCTGTATATATGGAACTGTCCTCCAAGGAGCTCAGTGCTCCAAAGAcgttcatttaattcatttatcaaGTATCCCAGCAAAGTAGGTACTTCTGTCACAATTTCACAAAAAGAGGGCACCGTCTCATCAATTCACTTGCCCAGAGCCACCCAACTGGATATAATCACACTGGAATTGGTTCCATTCATAGATATTAATGGGGACATTGGAGTAATTTAAATGATCTAAGCTGAGTTTAATAGGCTAGGTTTAGCGTTAGTTTGAAAGAGCAGACTGACCTGTTTCTGAGAGAGAGTGGAGATGGTGATGGGGGACAGGGATGGTATCTGTAGAGACTAGAGCTGAGACTGGCCTTTGACCCCTTCCTGTAACTTAGAGTGACACTTGGGGCAGTGGTAAGATTTCTTCCATTCTTACCCTCTGTCCACCTTCCTGGTTCTTATGACTTAATGGTGTGAACTGTACCAATTGAACAAACCAGTGCTTGGAGTTCAGCACCATCTTAGTCTATGTCCTTGTCGCTCCGTGGtttgctggaatttttttttttaagatttattattttatttttggctgtgttgggtcttagttgtggcacgcgggctctagttgagacgcgtgagctcagtagttgtggcgtgtggggttggttgccccgcggcatatgggatcttagttccttgaccagcaATCTAAACTGCGTCCCCTgtattgtaaggcagattctttaccactggaccaccaggaaagtcccagtttGCTGGAATTATTACAGAAGCCTCTGCTGGGCCCACTGTCTcaggcctctcccctccccatatcaGTCCATTCTTCATTCTGCTCCCAGAGAGCACTTCTGTTTAGTTAAGTCATTCTGCTGCTTCCTCTTTGTGGCTTCCTGATATTCTTCCTTACTTTGGTCAGTTGGATGTTCTTGTCCCACCAACACACATTCCTCTCCTTATCTGAAAGCCCTGTTCCCCTTTGCTCCACTACATGCTGTAAAATGCACCCCAGAATCTCCTTCCCCGTAAACCACCTCTTGATCTCAGCCTTCTCCAAAGTCCTGCGTTACAGCAGCTGATCAGCGTCTAGTGACTACCTGCTATGTGTGTGAGGTGTGATGAAAATTAAGAAGTTCAAACAATCTTTGCCTTCAGTTTGAAGAAAGTGATGCTGGAGTGGATACagcatttttaagtaaaaagataaaagcaagagCCATAAATGCTAAAATTCAGACAGTTTCTCTGGGAAATTGGGAATAAGTGGAATGGAAGATGGTTCTCCCAGTGGGGAGATTGCAGTCGAGCTAGGCCCTAAGGAATGGGAAAATTGGCAAAGAAAACACCAGACAGTGATGTGGAGGGAGCAGACCACGTCTGGGGTATGCAGTAACAGCTGTTTGGCTGGTTCAAGCAGGGGGTTCCTGTGGGAGTGTGGTGGGAGAGAAAGCTGGGAAGTTAGAAGTTAGAACCAGATTCCGGACCAGCTTGAATTCCAGCCCAAGAAGTTTACGTGTCTACAGTTAGGAGGTCCCCATTCCAACTGTACCTGGTAAAATTAGTGTTTTGTGAAGGTTCATGTTGGTGTTTTTGCAAAGGATGGGTtggagcagaagttctggaagCAGGTGAGAAGTAAGGAGGTTGGGGaaggaataagaaaagaagaagtgagAGTTCTAAAAAGAcattgaggggacttccctggcggtccagtggttaggacttggtactctcactgctgagggcccgggttcgatccctggtgagagAACTAttgtaagatcccacaagctgtgtgacatgcgccccccacccccagaaaaaaATCGAGAAGGAAGGGATTGTGACTGACTGATGAAAAtgggtgaggagagggaaggagtgtTCAAACCTgggtgcctgggggtggggcaaaAGGAGCTTTTGAATGGTGGCAGCATTTATAGAAACAGGGAAGTCAGGAAGTAGAAGTGATGGGTTTGTTTTTAGACTCGTTTCTGCACCAAATTAGCACCTAAAATTACACCCTGTCTTGTTTTTTGCTCTGGTGATTTCTCATGTGTTGCACCAGAAGAGCGTGACGTCCTCAAGGGTAGGATCCGAATCTTGTACTTTTACTGTAGTCCCTCCAGGGCCTACCACGCTGTGTActtagttttctatggctgcttaacaaagacctggtGATTGACTAAGTCTCCCTCGATTCCAGACCACAGCACTGCCGGCTGACTCTTGACTCCCTTTCCATCTGTGTCCTTGCCTCTGCTTATTTCTACGTCATTTGCTACATAGAACTTGTCATCACTGGACTATCTGAGCCGTGTTGGGAAGGCGTAGCCAATGCTGCTGTTTCCATCCCTACTTGACCAACGGTCCACGACAGTCAAGGCTAGAGATGGAACTAAGTTGAAAATGAGAGCAGGAAACATAGAGGCAAAGACACAGACTAGAATAAGGCTTTCAGCGGAGCCTCAAAAATAGAAACCTTGAATCAGAGTAGAGCCCAGAGGGGCAGTTCTAGAAGGCAGGACCTGAGAGGAGGCTCTGGTGTCAGCTCCGTGCCAGGTGAAGGAGAGTGTTGAGGGGGTGACAGTTGTGAGTCTGCTGGCGAGGCAGTGGGCAGATGGCGCGATTGAGTCGCCCAGAATCATCCCCAGAGGTTCTTCCGGTTCCCGTGGGTGACTGAGGTCTGCTGTCTGAGCTGGCTGGAGAGTCAGAggatatactcagaagtgggaccAACCATGGCTGAAACCAGGGCTTTTTGTGCTCATGTGTAGGCAGAGAGCTCCCTGCGGGTTTGCAGTAAAAAGATCTGtcaaggggaaagggagtgggatTCTAGAGATGTTGAACATAAGTGAAAAGTAAGTGGGAGCATTCTTGGGAGGAGAAATGCTACAGGAGTTACAGGCAGCCCCGGGCAGAGTACACTGTTTGGTGAATGCCcgtgtgtggggaggggctgtCCACATTGTACACTGTATCTGTAAGATGCTTTTCTAGTTGCAAACAGTGGAAGCGACTGGGCTTCTTTTTCTTATATCACGAGGCATGCGACTGTCCCCAAAATGATGAGAGTGACAGGTGTAGGTATGGCTCCTCAGACCACCTTTTAGTATCCTACAGCCTCTTAACGTCATGAGAACTTTTAAGCATCTCAAATGATAGGGATTAGTAACAAAGCCATGCCGATACCTGAGAAAATTTCAGACACCTGGTGGGAGAGACTCAGGGCTTTTCTGGAGGGTAACAGCTAGTAGGTCACTGTGGCAATAAATGGCCACTCTTGATAGAATTAACCTCCCTTCCCTTCAAGCGTGACATTTTGAAGGGCCTGCTAATTCTCTTCTCAGGATTGAGGACTGACATCTCGTTTTTCCTCCAAATATGATCCTAAACCATCAGAATTTTCTTGCAACCAGAGCAGAAATGCTGCCACGCACGCGCAGCGCTGGGCGCTGCAGGTGTTCCCTCTGCTGCCAGCTGGCGTCTGCTGATTCTTGTGACTCCTATTGGAGGGGTAGGGGGTGGCTAGGAGTCCCTGTTAGGATTTGGTCGTGGAGCTAGTGACTTTTAATGttaggggaaaaggaagttaagaaaacaGTCACGAAGAATCAGAATTTAGGAACATCTAACAACACCCCTTGTTGGGAAGGGCTTTTTACAGGCTCTCACTCTGCTTTTGGCCCCTGTGGAAATCTGCAGGAGGAGGCTGGTACTTAAAAAAGGATCCACGCCTTCAGTCTTCCTTTTGTCTTCCGAACCTGAAGCCCTAAATTTAGCAAACAGCTTGAGAGTGCTTTCTAGAAGAGGCCAACTCCAAGATCTGAATCAGAGATGGGAACACATTTAACCACCCTCAGCTGGGGCCATCCTCTATaagcacaggttctggggataaCAGAGAAGAGAGGACCCACACCAAGTATTAGGAGACTTGGCATTTAGCTCTTGGAATTTAAACCCTCAGTGACCCTCTGAGAACTCTTCAACGCTTGTCTTTGTCCTTGATCATGGAAGACCCTTTAAACTTaagggtggggacttccctggtggcgcagtggttaagaatccgcctgccaatgcaggggacaagggttcgagccctggtccgggaagatcccacatgccacggagcagctaagcctgtgcgccacaactactgagcctgtgctctagagctctcatgccacaactactgaagcccgcacacctagagcccgtgctccgcaacaagagaagccaccgcagtgagaagcccgtgcaccgcaacgaagagtagcccccgctcgccgcaactagagaaagcccacgcgcagcaacgaagacccaacgcagccaaaaataaataaacaaataataataaacttaagGGTgctgggacttccgtggtggtccagtggtcggGGGAattaaggtcccacatgctgcatagtgcagccaaaaacaaaaaccaaacaacaaaacaaaacttaagggTGCAGATTACTCAAGCTCAGGTTCTGTTTCTGCAACCCCAGGGACAGATAGCACAGTGATTGGTGCTCAGAGGGGTTCAGTAAATGTTGCTAGCTTGCCTTAAAATGAGAGGCTTaggatttgttttctctttcgtTTGTGACTTTCAAAATATTGGACAGAAAGTGGTATTTGTATTTGACTTGCTTTCTGACTGAACTATTGAGTCTTTTCTCCTAGAGAAGAAATTTCTTCACATCAGTGCCTAAAAAGCGTGAGGAAAACCTTCCATACTGTCCTCCTTACTCTTTATAACAACGGTACTCTTCCTTGTTCTGTCCCAAGATAAAGCCACAAATCCTTCCAACCGCCAGGAGGACTGGGAATACATAATTGGCTTTTGTGATCAGATCAACAAAGAGCTTGAAGGGTGAGTCTCAAAGCTGTTAGGGGGCAGGTAAGAGGTAGTTGACTGGAAAAGTAAAAAACTGTGGCCAAGGAGGGCTAGCCAGATGGCCTCGGGTCAGTGTCCTGAAAGTGTGGTCTGCTTGTCTCCCAGGCCACAGATCGCCGTCCGACTGCTGGCCCATAAGATCCAGTCTCCGCAGGAATGGGAGGCAGTCCAGGCCCTGACGGTAGGTTCTTCGTGCTGACGGAGGATCTTCATGAGCCCAGGCCTTTCCCCGTGAGCCCGCTGGGATCTCTCGGGGGGTCAGGGCTCACACCCTCAGCCAGCTGAACACCCTCGATACAAACTAGACATACCTGGACCTTGCTCAGTCAGCTGTGCTACAAGTGTGTGtgcccctgtgccaggcactgagcttcACGGATGGCTGAAGCGTGGCCACAAGGTCTAGTGGGAAAAGCAGAGTGGCTGAGGGAGGGAACGAGGGGCAGGGGCCCTGGGCTGtgggtgaggctcagagagggcttcTTGAAGAGAGGCTGACAGAGCTGTCTTGCCAGGTAAGAGTTGGCCAAGTGTGATTCATCCTGTAGCTGAAAATAATGCCGGTTACTAGTGAAGGCATCACACCAACAGGCAGATCCTAGCGTTTATTCAGACTAAGGGGGGTCAGGACGTGGAGCCGTGTGCGGCATGCGGGCGCCTCCCAGGCTCTCCCCTAagccagggggcccaggttctctCCTGACTTGGTTCAGCTCCTGGAAAACCGGGAGAGGGGGACACGGTCGTGGAAAAGGCACTTAGCCCACGCACATGGCTCTGCTGTGTCCTCCGGAGAGCAATGGCCTTAGAACAGTGGTTCTTGACTGGGGGCAGTTTTGTCCCCCAGGGTACAttgggcaatgtctggagacacttttggttgtcacaggtcaggaggtgctactggcatctagtgggtagaggccaggggtgctgctgaGGACAGGCTTCTACAACAAGTGactggcccaaaatgtcagcaGTGGTGCAGTTGAAAAACCCCGCTTTACAAGGACAGAAGCCAGGGAAGGGGGCAGCACTGGGGTGGTCTGCTCCTTGGAGGAAAACTCAAGGCAGGTCCTATGGGCCCCAGAAGGAAAATAGatgggggccgggggaggggaagTAGTGTACCATctacaatgaagaaaacagaatttaacagaattctctcccacctccccaaaaCGTTTATCAGCTTATGGAAAGAACCCTGGACCCTGAGAGAGGCGTGTGCTCTCTGGGTCTccgtctcctcacctgtaaaacacaAGGGCAGAATCTGCAGGCAGGCACCTTCCAGGACTGACACTCGATCTGTCTTGGTATCTGGGTCTCAGGGTTTTTTACTTTAGTTCCTGTTGAGCTTCCCCAGGAGAGGTTTACAGTTTGAGGGGCTCTTTCGTCAGTAATCCTGGTGCGCTGATGTCCCCTGGGGCAGTGCACGCCTCTTTTCCTGGTTAGCTCCTTCCCTGGGTGAGTATTTATTCAGCGCTCCCTCTGTGTGGGGTCTGGCCGAGTGCCAGGTCCCAGGCCTGAGCGCCGCGCCTTTGTGTGGTCCAGGTGCTGGAGGCCTGCATGAAGAACTGTGGGAGGAGATTTCATAACGAAGTGGGAAAGTTCCGGTTTTTGAATGAGTTGATCAAAGTCGTCTCTCCAAAGGTAAGTCAGTGGCAGTTTCCTCGTTTCTAGGAACTTCTTTCGTACCCCGCCCCATCTTACTGCCTTTCACTGCACAGACCAGCATCTCCATGGATCTGAGATTCCCTGGGTCCTGTCCTCAGAGAGCTAGGCTCTGACAGTAGCAGGATGTCCAGACAGGGCTCCCAGTCTAAACGTGACAGGTGGTGTGGCAGCAGCCGTGCGCATGTCAGGGGAGGGCCTGTGTAGCGTTGGACCCTGGGCTTCTAGTGACAGAGTCACTCTTCCTCGCCTGCCTCACGTGGACACGAGCAGCTGGCCTCCCTCATCACCGGGCTTCCATCGCACACTAGTGTTGCCTAAGCTCTGGGCACCCACTTACGGCAGAGGGAACAATTCTTCATAGCAAAGAGGTTCTCATTAACTCCTCTGAGGGAAAGTGCAGTTCTGTTTCTGGCAGACTGTGTGTGGAAACGCCGTGAGGAGCTCCCAGCCCCCGGCCTGACTACCGTCTATACGCCGGATGGATACGGCCGTGTGCGGGCCGTGTGCAGGCCgtctcctgccctcccctcccagtACTGTCGCACTCACGCCTCACACCTGCGGGTTTGGAGGAAGCTTGAGGACTGTACCCAACTAGCAACCATTACACTGCCGTGAAGAGAGCgctccctctgtctctgcctccaGACTGCGCTAagttttcccatttccttttgCCTCTTAGTACCTGGGGGACAGGGTGTCTGAGAAAGTGAAGACCAAGGTTATTGAGCTGCTTTATAGCTGGACGTTGGCGCTGCCGGAAGAATCCAAGATCAAGGATGCCTACCACATGTTGAAGAGACAGGGTATGCGCCTGCCTTCCCTCAGCCTCAAAGCAGCCCTGAAGGCTGGCCAAGGCCAGGAAGAATGAGGGGTGTCCGCCTAAGACAGCGGGAGGGGCTGGGCTGTGAGGGAATGAGGGGGCTGCGGCCCGCAGGCCTGGTCCCAGGGAGCGCCCCCTTGCTGCATGAGGAGGGGAAAGAGCGCGGCCCAGCCTGCGCGAACGCTGCCCCGTCCCATTTCAGGCATTGTGCAGTCGGACCCGCTGATCCCTATGGACAGGACACTGATCCCCTCTCCGCCACCTCGTCCCAAAAACCCTGTTTTTGATGATGAGGAGAAGTCCAAGGTAAAGTGCATTCCAGCCTGCAGCGTCCTCAGATGAGGTGTGGGCTTGCTCAGTGCTGTGGGGAGCTCCGGTCCTGTGTTCTCCCCAGGTGGGGAGTTGCCTGTTCCTCTACCTCTGATACCCTCCTCTTCCAGCTTTTAGCCAAGTTGTTGAAAAGCAAAAACCCAGATGACCTGCAGGAGGCCAACAAGCTCATCAAGTCCATGGTGAAGGAAGTGAGTGGGTCCCGAGCCTTGGGGTGGAGGATCCCGTGGCCACAGAGCAGAGGTCCCTTCCCCTGGTGCTGCGCCTGTCGTTTGCCCTGTCCCCAGCCCTCACCTGGAAGGAGGAGCATGGGAGCTTCTGGGGGAGAATGGGATAGAGGAGCACGAGTAGCTGGGGCCAAGTTTGGGGGTAGGGAGGACtgttgctttaaaagaaaaactgtagaTTGGGTCTGAGGCCAGTGGTTCCCAAGAATCATGCATtgagggcagaaatagagacacagacgtagagaacaaacgtatggacaccaagggggaaaagtggccCGGGGggggggtgaaaaaaaaaagaatcatgcacTGAAACGAGCTTCCGTGGGACTGGCCTCTGCTCTCGTGTTCTCTGGGAAGGTGTGAGCCTTGCCTGTCGGGATTCTGGGGGGCAGTGGGACGGGTCCAGTTGAGCTCTTTCTCCTGGATCCTCTGATGCAGGATGAGGCGCGGATCCAGAAGGTGACCAAGCGTCTGCACACTTTAGAGGAGGTTAATAACAACGTCAAGCTGCTCGGCGAGATGCTGCTTCATTACAGCAAAGAGGATTCTTCAGAGGCAGATAAAGAGCTCATGAAGGTAGGCCCCGCTCTGGGAGGGCCAGGCTCCGGGGAAGGGAGCCAGCCTTCGCCGAGTCCCAGCCCTAAGACGCTGCTACACACCTGGTGTTCCCTCACCTCTTAACCGGCACAGCAGCCAGGTAGAGGGGAGTGCGTCCCCATTTTGCACACGAGCCATGGCTGACTTGCGCAAGGTGCGCGCGCTCCACGGACCCCTACATCTACGCGACTCTGCAGACCTGCTCCGGGGCGCGCCTTTGCTCCACCTTGCTTTCTGCCTCGGGGACATCTGGGCAGAGAGGCCAGCCCTGTGCCCCTGATGCTCACCTCAGCCCTCGGTCACATAGATACTCTGAATTCTGAGACATGTGCCAgcctgggaggcaggaagggacATACTGTCCTGGTGACTTCTCCGCCTGAACAGGCGTCTTGGGTGACCCAGAGTGGTGGAGGCAGGTGGCAAGATGTGTGCTCCGAGCCCAGCTCTGCCGGTAACTGACCGTGGTACCAGGGGAGCCCGCGGCTGGGCGTGAACGCTGAGTTAGATGCTCTCCAAGAACCCTGCCAGCTCCAGTTTTTCTGCCTGGGTCTCTTCTAGGAGCTGTTTGATCGGTGTGAGAGCAAGAGGCGGACGTTATTCAAACTAGCCAGCGAGACAGAGGACAACGACAGCAGTTTAGGTGAGTGAAGAGGGATTGACAAAGATGAGCTGGGAGTCGGGATGTGTGAGGTGGGACACCGTCACGGCCAGGAGTAAGAAGTCTCTCTCCATTCTAGGGGACATCCTGCAGGCCAGTGACAACCTCTCCCGGGTCATCAACTCTTATAAAACAGTCGTTGAAGGGCAGGTCATCAATGGTGAGGTGGTCACCTCAGCCATTGCTGACTCTGAAGGTAAAGTGTTCTGGTTCCCCACTCCCGACCCCTCTGGACCAGCCCCGGTCCCCACCACCAGGCCACGGTGCAGGTTGACCAGTGTGTCATCCCACAGGGCCCGAGGGGCTTCTCAGCCACTCCAAGCGGTCCCCCTTGGAGGTCTGTACAGGGTCTCCCCTGCTTGCCTTCTCCGCTGGCTTTTCAGCCTTCACCTGGCACAGGTGCTCTGGGATTAGGCCAGAGGCTGTCAGGGTCCCCCTCCCTCTGTGCAGCCACTCGTGTGGCCCCTGATTATTCCTGTCCCCTTCCCTTCGTCCATCCAGGAAACCACCGTTCCAGTAACCAAGGCACTCTCATTGACCTTGCCGAGCTGGATGCGCCGAGCAGCTTGTCCCCAGTGCTGGCCCCCGTACCCCGCCCCTCGGGCATCCCtatcctccctccacccccccaggCCTTGGGACCCGGGCGCAGCCACTCGTCCAGCCAGGCTGAGGCCCCGCCGGGACCCAGCAGCACAGGCCACACCCTCAGCCTGCTGGATGAGGAGCTGCTCTGCTTGGGTGCGTCCTGGGGGCTGGAAAGGGCTTCTGGTGGGGCTGGTAGGGAAGCTAGGCACGTGGGAGCGGGAGGTCTGAGGGGCCCGTGTGCTTAGCGAGGGTGGCGGAGGAGGCTTCCGCTGTAGGCAGAGAGCCAAGTGCAGTGTCCCTCAGGGGGAGCAGAACGGACCCAGTGTCTCgctctgctctcctctccccGGGAGGTGCCCCCTCAACGTAAGGACTGAAGCGGATCCGCTCCCCTCTGGAGGCTGCCTGGGGGACACCTCTCCACCCTGTCACCCACGGATGCCCCGCTGGTCACGTGACCCTACCTCGGTTGAGGTGGGGCTGGGACTGCCCAAGCCCAGAGCCTCTTCTCACCGCAGTCGTCTTCTCTGTTCTCAGGTCTCACCGACCCAGCCCCCTGTGCTCCTCCCAGAGAGTCAGCTGGAAACAGCCAGTGGCCCCTGTTCCAGGTAGGGGCACAGGTGACATGACTGCAGGGCTGACAGCCTTCACTTCCTactgtcctccccctccccactagtCCTCAGCTGCAGTTGTCTGCTGTCTTGACCCCTTAGGGCACCACGCCGGATACGGCGCTTTCCCTGCCCTGTCCTTGGAGGACAGGGGCTGCTCGTCCAGAAGGGCTGCAGTAGGGCCCCCAGtaaaggggtggggggtggagagcCCAGATCCCCCGCTGCTCGCAGGGCCCTTCGCGCCCTCTGCTCACTCACGCTTTCCGTTCCCCACAGAACGAACAGTCGAACCTGGACTTCTTCAGCCCCAAACCTGGAACTGGTGCCTGTAGCCTCTCAGATGGGCCTCTCCTGCAGCCCTCAGCAGCCCCCGCAGGCAACTCCCAGGCCCCCGTGGTCCCAGCCAGCGTTCCAGCCCCCCCGGCCGGCTCCTTCTCATTTTCCACCGGCCTGGCCCCAGCTTCGGCCCCCAAGGCTGAGCCTGCGGCCCCTGGGCACCATGGTTCAGCTTTGGGCGACAGCACCGTGCGCCAGCTGGACGCCCTTGATCAGCTTCTAGAAGAGGCCAAAGCGTAATGAGTGGGagaggggctggtggggagggcaggcccGGGCGTGGCAGAGCTAGAGGCAGCTCCAGAGGGGTCATGAGTGTTCCCTCTCAGTCTGGAATCTGGAAGCTAGGGAGGGGAAGAACCGGCTCTAGCCTGGCGGCCTTAGTGAGGGGCAGCCCAGCAGCTCTGCCTGGTCTCTGACGTGCCCtgttctccctcctgcctcccaggacCTCAGGCCTGGTGAAACCCGTCTCCTCTGGCTTCTTCGCTGGCGCTGCCACCTCCCCTCTGCTGCCCACCAGCACCTCAGCTAgacctctcctccccttctccacgGCGCCCGGCAGCCCTCTCTTCCAGCCACCTGCCTTCCAGTCCCAG
This window encodes:
- the GGA3 gene encoding ADP-ribosylation factor-binding protein GGA3 isoform X3, translating into MAEAEGESLESWLNKATNPSNRQEDWEYIIGFCDQINKELEGPQIAVRLLAHKIQSPQEWEAVQALTVLEACMKNCGRRFHNEVGKFRFLNELIKVVSPKYLGDRVSEKVKTKVIELLYSWTLALPEESKIKDAYHMLKRQGIVQSDPLIPMDRTLIPSPPPRPKNPVFDDEEKSKLLAKLLKSKNPDDLQEANKLIKSMVKEDEARIQKVTKRLHTLEEVNNNVKLLGEMLLHYSKEDSSEADKELMKELFDRCESKRRTLFKLASETEDNDSSLGDILQASDNLSRVINSYKTVVEGQVINGEVVTSAIADSEGNHRSSNQGTLIDLAELDAPSSLSPVLAPVPRPSGIPILPPPPQALGPGRSHSSSQAEAPPGPSSTGHTLSLLDEELLCLGLTDPAPCAPPRESAGNSQWPLFQNEQSNLDFFSPKPGTGACSLSDGPLLQPSAAPAGNSQAPVVPASVPAPPAGSFSFSTGLAPASAPKAEPAAPGHHGSALGDSTVRQLDALDQLLEEAKATSGLVKPVSSGFFAGAATSPLLPTSTSARPLLPFSTAPGSPLFQPPAFQSQGSPVQGPELSLTSVHVPLESIKPSSALPVTAYDKNGFRILFHFAKECPPGRPDVLVVVVSMLNTAPLPIKSIVLQAAVPKSMKVKLQPPSGTELSPFSPIQPPAAITQVMLLANPLKYAGLSLLWPLPLRSTGSGRAGSAAMAHGPSRSAACGIFPDRGTNPRPLHRQADSQPLRHQGSPD
- the GGA3 gene encoding ADP-ribosylation factor-binding protein GGA3 isoform X1, translated to MAEAEGESLESWLNKATNPSNRQEDWEYIIGFCDQINKELEGPQIAVRLLAHKIQSPQEWEAVQALTVLEACMKNCGRRFHNEVGKFRFLNELIKVVSPKYLGDRVSEKVKTKVIELLYSWTLALPEESKIKDAYHMLKRQGIVQSDPLIPMDRTLIPSPPPRPKNPVFDDEEKSKLLAKLLKSKNPDDLQEANKLIKSMVKEDEARIQKVTKRLHTLEEVNNNVKLLGEMLLHYSKEDSSEADKELMKELFDRCESKRRTLFKLASETEDNDSSLGDILQASDNLSRVINSYKTVVEGQVINGEVVTSAIADSEGNHRSSNQGTLIDLAELDAPSSLSPVLAPVPRPSGIPILPPPPQALGPGRSHSSSQAEAPPGPSSTGHTLSLLDEELLCLGLTDPAPCAPPRESAGNSQWPLFQNEQSNLDFFSPKPGTGACSLSDGPLLQPSAAPAGNSQAPVVPASVPAPPAGSFSFSTGLAPASAPKAEPAAPGHHGSALGDSTVRQLDALDQLLEEAKATSGLVKPVSSGFFAGAATSPLLPTSTSARPLLPFSTAPGSPLFQPPAFQSQGSPVQGPELSLTSVHVPLESIKPSSALPVTAYDKNGFRILFHFAKECPPGRPDVLVVVVSMLNTAPLPIKSIVLQAAVPKSMKVKLQPPSGTELSPFSPIQPPAAITQVMLLANPLKWLSEDEVVGAGPVPQHRQGPTGITEESVSHAAPLPQEKARLRYRLTFALGEQLSTEVGEVDQFPPVEQWGSL
- the GGA3 gene encoding ADP-ribosylation factor-binding protein GGA3 isoform X4, with protein sequence MAEAEGESLESWLNKATNPSNRQEDWEYIIGFCDQINKELEGPQIAVRLLAHKIQSPQEWEAVQALTVLEACMKNCGRRFHNEVGKFRFLNELIKVVSPKYLGDRVSEKVKTKVIELLYSWTLALPEESKIKDAYHMLKRQGIVQSDPLIPMDRTLIPSPPPRPKNPVFDDEEKSKLLAKLLKSKNPDDLQEANKLIKSMVKEDEARIQKVTKRLHTLEEVNNNVKLLGEMLLHYSKEDSSEADKELMKELFDRCESKRRTLFKLASETEDNDSSLGDILQASDNLSRVINSYKTVVEGQVINGEVVTSAIADSEGNHRSSNQGTLIDLAELDAPSSLSPVLAPVPRPSGIPILPPPPQALGPGRSHSSSQAEAPPGPSSTGHTLSLLDEELLCLGLTDPAPCAPPRESAGNSQWPLFQNEQSNLDFFSPKPGTGACSLSDGPLLQPSAAPAGNSQAPVVPASVPAPPAGSFSFSTGLAPASAPKAEPAAPGHHGSALGDSTVRQLDALDQLLEEAKATSGLVKPVSSGFFAGAATSPLLPTSTSARPLLPFSTAPGSPLFQPPAFQSQGSPVQGPELSLTSVHVPLESIKPSSALPVTAYDKNGFRILFHFAKECPPGRPDVLVVVVSMLNTAPLPIKSIVLQAAVPKSMKVKLQPPSGTELSPFSPIQPPAAITQVMLLANPLKEKARLRYRLTFALGEQLSTEVGEVDQFPPVEQWGSL